The following are from one region of the Silene latifolia isolate original U9 population chromosome 9, ASM4854445v1, whole genome shotgun sequence genome:
- the LOC141599587 gene encoding uncharacterized protein LOC141599587, which produces MDREWMFVDRLDSRYREGVEYFVRHAMNNAENVEQLFCPCVKCGNNEYVDAVELESHLLINGIDKSYTRWIWHGEDVLPTLCSNLADDSDFGGEDFDENVDRVDNLINDLKKSAVDPSEIEMFDRLSGDAIKPLYPGSTFTRLSATLKLCYRKAMNSLGVIDTFLGYLDSICDQQMYGFLCPEIISQIGYASDEAVTILSKRMKDLKKKFYIAPYYDDDHWMLVVTDVADHNQVHWFDSLGKSVPSKLRSLINASVRVYGYNGGERMRSQAPQWLQHNCARQQGVVEYGYYVMRYMLEIVTRSNPTKPINEVFQDTTPYSQEELDEVRDLWANYFLNI; this is translated from the exons ATGGATCGCGAATGGATGTTTGTTGATCGTTTGGATTCTAGATATAGGGAAGGGGTGGAATATTTTGTTAGACATGCTATGAATAATGCAGAGAATGTGGAACAACTTTTCTGTCCATGTGTTAAATGTGGGAATAATGAGTATGTTGATGCGGTAGAATTGGAAAGTCACCTCCTAATTAATGGTATTGACAAGAGTTATACAAGGTGGATTTGGCATGGGGAGGATGTGCTGCCCACTTTGTGTAGTAATTTAGCGGATGATAGCGACTTTGGGGGAGAGGATTTTGATGAAAATGTTGATCGAGTAGACAATCTTATAAATGATTTGAAAAAATCCGCTGTAGACCCAAGTGAAATTGAGATGTTTGATAGGCTGTCTGGTGATGCAATAAAACCCTTGTACCCTGGTTCAACTTTCACACGCCTATCAGCAACTTTAAAATT ATGTTACCGGAAGGCAATGAACTCCCTTGGAGTCATTGACACTTTTCTTGG GTACTTGGATAGCATCTGTGACCAGCAAATGTACGGGTTCTTATGTCCAGAAATTATTTCACAAATAGGCTATGCCTCAGATGAAGCAGTAACTATACTTTCTAAAAGGATGAAAGACTTGAAAAAGAAATTTTACATCGCTCCATATTACGATGA TGATCATTGGATGCTCGTTGTGACTGACGTTGCTGATCATAATCAAGTGCATTGGTTCGACTCACTAGGAAAGTCAGTGCCGTCAAAGTTGAGATCTTTAATTAATGC ATCGGTAAGAGTATACGGCTACAATGGTGGGGAAAGAATGCGTTCTCAAGCACCGCAATGGCTGCAACATAAT TGTGCTCGTCAACAAGGTGTTGTAGAATACGGGTACTACGTCATGAGGTACATGCTGGAAATCGTCACACGTTCTAATCCAACAAAGCCTATCAATGAG GTTTTTCAAGACACCACGCCATATTCACAAGAAGAATTAGATGAGGTTCGGGACTTGTGGGCGAACTATTTTCTCAATATCTAG